A stretch of Spirosoma oryzicola DNA encodes these proteins:
- a CDS encoding BatD family protein, with protein MFIEIFLKYFVLFYLISAVTFGQAIDNDITIELGQTNFPIEWPFTISIIIPNSDSRPSVLFPDIPGFTKKGTSASVTPSEIGGKTITNQVITQNYQARAPGRFRIPPFSIEVNDETVQSEGTIVVVRPSGVASGPVTSTAVTLAIPSSGAAFLSLRASKATLYAGEDVALTLSFFIADNYPYRLQFRALDKQLQTITKKIRPANAWEESVGITELNPVPVLVGGKKFREYRLYQSVFFPLANRTLQLPAVTLWMEKERPIIGPPSAKPETITFTSKPITIAVRPLPAHPLRGRVPVGTFRLEENLERQRVRVGQSIRYTFTVTGEGNIATLPAPATLNDTTAVDIFPPKERHTIENNGTQVTGRKLFTYFIVPHQDGSIPLVNRFQWIYFNPHTARYDTLRPRAQLQVGGKGAGLLANATVQAALSGTTGEVVPATTGNSLYSGIEAIDSTQQSMSVPALIRSIANVLIVIMLLGVIFVFFKK; from the coding sequence ATGTTTATAGAAATATTCCTAAAATATTTTGTATTATTTTATTTAATTTCTGCCGTTACTTTTGGGCAAGCGATTGATAATGACATTACTATTGAGCTAGGGCAAACTAATTTTCCGATTGAGTGGCCCTTTACAATATCCATTATTATTCCTAACAGCGATTCACGTCCTTCTGTTCTATTTCCTGACATTCCGGGGTTCACAAAAAAAGGTACATCGGCCAGCGTGACACCCAGTGAAATTGGGGGTAAAACAATCACGAATCAGGTCATCACGCAGAATTATCAGGCTCGCGCTCCCGGTCGTTTTCGCATTCCTCCCTTTAGCATAGAAGTCAATGACGAAACGGTACAATCCGAAGGGACCATCGTGGTGGTTCGGCCTTCAGGTGTGGCGTCTGGTCCGGTTACATCGACGGCTGTTACGCTGGCTATCCCATCCAGTGGAGCGGCTTTTCTATCGCTGAGAGCGTCGAAAGCTACCTTGTACGCTGGTGAGGATGTCGCCTTGACCCTGTCGTTCTTTATTGCTGACAATTACCCGTATCGACTCCAGTTCAGGGCACTCGATAAGCAGTTGCAGACGATCACTAAAAAAATCCGTCCGGCCAATGCATGGGAGGAAAGCGTTGGCATCACGGAGTTGAATCCGGTACCTGTATTGGTGGGAGGAAAAAAATTCCGGGAGTACCGCTTGTATCAATCCGTCTTTTTTCCGCTGGCAAACCGTACCCTGCAATTACCGGCAGTGACCTTGTGGATGGAAAAGGAACGACCCATTATCGGTCCACCATCGGCTAAACCCGAAACGATCACGTTTACCAGTAAGCCTATCACCATTGCCGTCCGACCGCTTCCGGCTCATCCGTTGCGCGGCCGCGTCCCGGTTGGTACGTTTCGGCTGGAAGAAAACCTCGAACGGCAACGGGTGCGCGTGGGGCAAAGCATTCGCTACACCTTTACGGTAACGGGAGAAGGCAACATCGCGACCCTTCCCGCTCCGGCTACACTGAACGATACCACCGCCGTTGACATATTTCCGCCCAAAGAGCGACACACCATCGAAAACAACGGTACGCAGGTGACGGGCCGCAAGTTATTCACGTACTTCATCGTTCCTCATCAGGACGGTTCTATTCCGCTGGTTAACCGTTTTCAGTGGATATACTTCAATCCGCATACCGCGCGTTACGATACCCTTCGTCCTCGGGCGCAGCTACAGGTCGGCGGAAAAGGAGCCGGCTTATTGGCCAACGCAACCGTACAGGCCGCTTTATCGGGTACTACCGGTGAGGTTGTACCAGCAACAACCGGCAACTCGTTGTACAGCGGGATCGAAGCAATAGACAGCACCC